In Sphingobacterium zeae, one genomic interval encodes:
- a CDS encoding DUF4292 domain-containing protein, which yields MWNKIVWACAVVVLLSSCSSKKKMLKEAELRAQNELIIKDNTREAKKNSLRNLFLTNLNYSTFSGKAKMRLDMGKDNYDVNSTIRIEKDKRIWISISATLGIEVARVLITPDSVQILNKFQSEYMVKPFNYLYRFASSDLTFGNLQDLLLANLSVDLLSDIDQVNFKQDSMSVQLDGKRNELDFLYKLNNNNRPYQFRLAQLSKKQLLEANYGEYAMASGQEFPMLLKMIISDGRQEIKTEINFNKVTFNEPVEMPFSVSSRYKVIR from the coding sequence ATGTGGAATAAAATTGTTTGGGCTTGTGCTGTAGTGGTGTTGCTCTCTTCCTGTAGTTCGAAGAAGAAGATGCTAAAAGAAGCTGAGCTGAGGGCTCAAAACGAATTGATCATAAAGGATAATACCAGAGAGGCAAAGAAAAATAGTTTACGCAATCTGTTTTTGACCAATTTGAATTATTCGACTTTTTCGGGAAAAGCCAAAATGAGGCTTGATATGGGAAAGGACAATTATGACGTCAATTCGACGATTAGAATTGAGAAGGACAAGCGAATCTGGATTTCTATCTCTGCTACATTGGGTATTGAAGTGGCACGTGTTCTAATAACTCCAGACAGTGTTCAGATCCTCAATAAGTTTCAAAGTGAGTATATGGTTAAGCCTTTTAACTATCTATACCGTTTCGCCAGTTCCGATCTGACCTTTGGAAACTTACAAGACTTATTGCTGGCCAACCTATCTGTGGATCTCTTGTCTGATATTGATCAGGTAAACTTTAAGCAGGATTCAATGTCCGTTCAGTTGGACGGTAAACGCAATGAATTGGATTTTTTGTATAAGTTGAATAATAACAATAGGCCTTATCAATTTAGATTAGCTCAGCTTTCGAAGAAACAATTATTGGAAGCTAACTATGGCGAATATGCTATGGCTTCGGGACAGGAATTTCCGATGCTTTTAAAAATGATCATTTCTGACGGTCGCCAAGAAATTAAGACAGAAATTAATTTTAACAAAGTTACTTTTAATGAACCTGTCGAAATGCCTTTTTCAGTATCGTCGCGATATAAAGTAATCCGATGA
- a CDS encoding ABC transporter ATP-binding protein encodes MESILPLIRIVDLKKSYGTKEILKGINLDIFPGQVIGYIGPNGAGKSTTVNILTGLIEDFTGTVEINGINIQEDPLAVKTMLGYVPENAELYEVLTPIEYLDFVGKLYGMENNSILERSLKLLTAFGLESNANNRMDTFSKGMRQKVLLISGIIHNPQIIVLDEPLSGLDANAVIFVKELISLLAKEGKTIFYCSHMMDVVEKVSDRILLINQGSIIADGTIEELKTEANESLEHIFAKLTHSCSNTLDVSNIIRAIQ; translated from the coding sequence ATGGAAAGTATATTACCGCTCATCCGGATCGTTGACCTCAAAAAATCGTACGGCACAAAGGAAATTTTGAAAGGAATCAACCTCGACATATTTCCAGGCCAAGTGATCGGATATATTGGCCCAAATGGGGCAGGCAAATCCACCACTGTTAATATATTGACAGGACTAATTGAAGATTTTACAGGCACTGTAGAAATTAATGGTATCAACATTCAAGAAGATCCATTGGCCGTGAAAACAATGTTAGGATATGTTCCCGAGAACGCTGAATTATATGAAGTACTGACTCCAATTGAATATTTAGATTTTGTAGGTAAGCTCTATGGAATGGAAAATAATAGTATTCTGGAACGTTCCTTAAAGTTATTGACTGCTTTTGGTCTTGAATCAAACGCGAATAATAGGATGGACACCTTCTCAAAAGGAATGCGTCAAAAAGTACTCTTGATCTCAGGAATTATTCACAACCCTCAAATTATTGTTCTGGATGAACCCTTATCTGGACTTGATGCGAATGCCGTTATTTTTGTTAAGGAACTTATTTCCTTACTTGCAAAAGAAGGAAAAACAATTTTCTACTGCTCCCATATGATGGATGTTGTCGAAAAAGTATCCGATCGGATTTTACTTATAAACCAGGGAAGCATTATTGCGGATGGTACAATTGAAGAGCTAAAAACAGAAGCTAACGAATCTTTGGAGCATATATTTGCAAAATTAACACATAGTTGCAGCAACACATTGGATGTCTCCAATATCATTAGAGCAATTCAATAG
- the rpsI gene encoding 30S ribosomal protein S9, which yields MSTTNTSGRRKTAVARIYLTAGSGNIIINGKDHKEYFPTLPLQYIATQSLNVAGELANFDVKVNVNGGGVKGQAEAVRLAIAKALVELNPEVKPALRAKGLVTRDDRMVERKKPGRRKARRRFQFSKR from the coding sequence ATGTCAACAACTAATACTTCAGGAAGAAGAAAAACTGCTGTTGCCCGCATTTACTTAACTGCTGGTAGCGGAAACATAATCATAAACGGTAAAGACCACAAAGAGTATTTCCCAACATTACCTTTGCAATACATCGCTACTCAATCGTTGAACGTAGCTGGTGAATTAGCAAACTTTGATGTAAAAGTAAACGTTAACGGAGGTGGTGTTAAAGGTCAAGCAGAAGCTGTTCGCTTAGCGATCGCAAAAGCATTGGTTGAACTTAACCCAGAAGTTAAACCTGCATTACGTGCTAAAGGTTTAGTAACGCGTGACGACCGTATGGTTGAGCGTAAGAAACCAGGACGTCGTAAAGCTCGTAGAAGATTCCAATTCAGTAAACGTTAA
- a CDS encoding bifunctional 3,4-dihydroxy-2-butanone-4-phosphate synthase/GTP cyclohydrolase II: MDFKLNTIEEAIADIQAGKVVIVVDDEDRENEGDFVTAARNATPEIINFMATHGRGLVCAPITKERADALHLDLMVGQNTAVYETNFTVSIDLQGYGCTTGISASDRSKTIKAMIDPNIHYEELGRPGHIFPLIAKDGGVLRRTGHTEATVDLARLAGFEPAGVLVEILKEDGEMARLPELMEVAKKFDLKIVSIEDLIEYRLKHDSLINEEVTVNMPTQYGDFKMKAFTQKDTGEQHLALYKGDWNEDEPILVRVHSSCVTGDIFGSCRCDCGPQLHRAMEMIQQEGKGVIVYMNQEGRGIGLINKLHAYKLQENGLDTVDANVQLGFKADLRDYGVGAQILRNLGVTKMRLMSNNPTKRAGLVGYGLEIVENVPIEITANPFNEEYLKTKRDRMGHTIMKNL; encoded by the coding sequence ATGGATTTCAAATTAAACACGATCGAAGAAGCGATCGCTGATATACAAGCAGGAAAAGTAGTAATCGTAGTGGATGACGAAGACCGCGAAAATGAAGGAGACTTTGTCACTGCTGCCCGCAATGCCACTCCTGAAATCATAAACTTTATGGCCACTCACGGTCGCGGATTGGTATGTGCTCCGATAACAAAAGAAAGAGCAGATGCATTACACCTTGATCTCATGGTAGGACAGAATACAGCGGTATACGAAACTAACTTTACTGTTTCAATTGACCTACAGGGATATGGTTGTACTACAGGAATTTCTGCGTCAGACCGTTCGAAAACAATTAAAGCAATGATTGATCCTAATATTCATTACGAAGAATTAGGTAGACCAGGTCATATTTTTCCCTTAATAGCAAAAGATGGCGGCGTGTTACGTCGTACTGGCCATACTGAGGCTACAGTTGATCTGGCTCGATTAGCAGGGTTTGAACCTGCAGGTGTATTGGTTGAGATTTTAAAAGAAGATGGCGAAATGGCTAGGCTTCCCGAACTTATGGAAGTTGCTAAAAAATTCGATTTAAAGATCGTAAGTATTGAAGATCTAATTGAGTACCGCCTCAAACACGACTCTCTAATCAATGAAGAAGTCACCGTTAATATGCCAACACAATATGGTGATTTTAAAATGAAAGCTTTTACGCAGAAAGATACAGGCGAACAGCATTTAGCGCTTTACAAAGGCGACTGGAATGAAGATGAGCCTATTTTAGTACGTGTACATAGTTCTTGTGTTACAGGAGATATATTTGGGTCTTGCCGATGCGATTGTGGCCCGCAGCTGCACAGAGCAATGGAAATGATCCAGCAGGAAGGTAAAGGTGTCATCGTGTACATGAATCAGGAAGGTCGAGGTATTGGACTAATCAATAAACTACACGCATATAAATTGCAAGAAAATGGATTAGATACAGTAGATGCCAATGTACAGTTAGGATTTAAGGCAGATTTAAGAGACTACGGCGTAGGTGCACAGATTCTAAGAAATCTGGGGGTCACAAAAATGCGCCTCATGTCAAACAATCCTACAAAACGTGCTGGTTTGGTGGGCTATGGCCTTGAAATTGTAGAAAATGTACCTATTGAAATAACGGCAAATCCATTTAACGAAGAATATCTAAAAACCAAACGTGATCGTATGGGGCATACGATCATGAAAAATTTATAA
- a CDS encoding tetratricopeptide repeat protein produces MRFNFLNKRFLSCIGVFLLVVNSLHAQSQDRKTKPYDARFKNVQEILKQGKIGPGMDSLDAIIADFPQADDIYFTKAILLAQMRNQDGAIQAIKQALDIQSKPEYLSFAVDAFKSKNDADSALIYLDRLIDQDDNNTASLKRERIMLLFNGGYKDVALEYFYKTKEIAGASDTLDMVGSVLLNDAGNYKSVIELLKPWADKGTSLAQVYGQLAQAYNLSKNSKLALEYINKGILTTKEDFLYFDLADLYRFDKKLKLSIDALKQGFQSKKIDFADKNRIIMTLLNPKGPYTPDQLLELANILVEVHPRIAESHMAKGQVLWLKDDKTAAQSSLAVAVSMNPYQIDAWRMLMSLDMDKGEFDQAIAHGGEALHYVANNATILYFTSMAYLMKKDMENSRKFMEAALNNAQEESPFLQANIYGGLGDIYNSLKMYKASDAAYMEAIRLDSTNVTAMNNLAYYLSLRKERLDEATKYAAMATDLQPNNGTFEDTYAWVLFADGKYDEALVWIQKALKNTNPQTSVLLEHYGDILFKLGKKSDAVKQWTLALEKGVDSDDNKVKLKKKIDTKSYVE; encoded by the coding sequence ATGAGATTTAATTTTTTGAATAAACGATTTTTAAGTTGTATCGGCGTGTTCCTTTTGGTCGTGAATTCATTGCACGCGCAATCACAAGACAGGAAAACAAAACCATATGATGCCCGATTCAAAAATGTGCAAGAGATATTGAAGCAAGGCAAAATTGGACCGGGTATGGATTCTCTTGACGCTATCATCGCAGACTTTCCGCAGGCAGACGATATCTATTTCACTAAAGCGATTCTCCTTGCTCAGATGAGAAATCAAGACGGAGCGATTCAAGCCATTAAGCAAGCGCTGGATATCCAGTCTAAGCCAGAATATCTGAGTTTCGCAGTCGACGCATTTAAAAGTAAAAATGATGCTGACAGTGCATTGATTTATCTTGATAGGCTGATTGATCAGGATGATAATAACACCGCGTCGCTTAAACGCGAACGCATCATGCTTCTTTTTAATGGCGGATATAAAGATGTGGCCTTAGAGTATTTTTATAAAACCAAAGAAATCGCAGGTGCATCAGATACGTTGGATATGGTCGGTAGTGTATTGTTGAATGATGCTGGCAACTATAAAAGTGTCATTGAGCTTTTGAAGCCCTGGGCAGATAAAGGGACTTCTTTAGCCCAGGTATATGGTCAGCTGGCACAAGCTTACAATCTTTCCAAAAACTCGAAGTTAGCACTTGAATATATCAATAAAGGAATTCTCACCACAAAAGAGGACTTTCTTTATTTTGATTTAGCTGATCTATATCGATTTGATAAAAAGCTCAAGTTATCCATTGATGCGCTCAAACAGGGGTTTCAATCTAAAAAGATAGACTTTGCTGATAAAAATCGGATAATTATGACCTTATTGAATCCCAAGGGACCTTATACACCGGATCAACTACTCGAGTTGGCTAACATCTTGGTGGAGGTTCATCCGCGGATTGCTGAAAGCCATATGGCAAAGGGACAGGTACTATGGCTAAAAGATGATAAAACTGCTGCCCAAAGCTCTTTGGCGGTAGCCGTTAGTATGAACCCTTATCAGATCGATGCTTGGCGAATGTTAATGAGCTTGGATATGGATAAAGGTGAATTTGATCAGGCAATCGCTCATGGAGGAGAGGCTTTGCATTATGTGGCTAATAACGCTACAATACTCTATTTTACCAGTATGGCTTATCTGATGAAGAAGGATATGGAAAATAGTCGGAAGTTTATGGAAGCAGCATTAAACAATGCACAGGAGGAATCTCCATTTTTACAGGCAAATATCTATGGCGGCTTGGGGGATATTTATAATTCGCTTAAAATGTATAAAGCCTCCGACGCAGCTTACATGGAAGCCATCCGACTCGATAGTACAAATGTGACAGCAATGAACAATTTAGCGTACTATTTGTCGTTAAGAAAGGAACGACTTGATGAGGCTACGAAATATGCTGCTATGGCAACAGATTTGCAACCCAATAATGGTACGTTTGAGGATACTTATGCTTGGGTGCTATTTGCCGATGGAAAATATGACGAAGCATTGGTTTGGATCCAAAAGGCATTAAAAAATACTAACCCACAAACTTCGGTTTTGCTGGAGCATTATGGTGATATTCTGTTTAAATTAGGGAAAAAAAGCGATGCCGTTAAACAATGGACCTTGGCCTTGGAAAAAGGAGTGGATTCGGATGATAATAAAGTGAAATTGAAAAAGAAGATTGACACAAAAAGTTATGTGGAATAA
- a CDS encoding LptF/LptG family permease, which produces MKKVHLLILQAFIKPFIVTFFIVMFVLLMLFLFKYIDDLIGKGFEWYTIMELIGYQCVVQIQMAMPLSMLLSSIMTFGNLGESYELVAIKAAGVSLRKAMTPLFVLVAIFATSSFLFSDYILPVVNLKMGTLLTDVRNKKADFLIKPGIFNNTIPGYSIRARGKNKAGTILYDLMIYDHRGGNTANNVLMAKEGYIYNSPDNNYMILKLKDGIRYEEARTKNSKTYDPRQQFTRFKFKETEQKFDMGSFQQGKTDENLFKSHHAMLNLKQLDMYIDSNHIKLDSMGKAISRTLDTRYNIYSKYFSANQPGQPKVKEAKIKPFKNLITDLVPQEQRSQVTMNALNQLNYLKEDLNGRTLEFKDYKSKDIRYRIEWHRKFTLAVSCLLLFAIGAPLGAIIRKGGLGLPVVMAIIFFLIYHIISTVAEKTAKDGAISSGMGMWMAIIVLTPLAAFLTYKSTTDSALFDIDQYKLKIEAAWRWVKEKFSKKNNLKESH; this is translated from the coding sequence ATGAAAAAAGTTCATTTACTTATTCTTCAAGCTTTCATAAAACCATTTATTGTCACATTTTTTATTGTGATGTTTGTGCTATTGATGCTTTTTCTATTCAAGTATATAGATGATTTGATTGGAAAAGGCTTCGAATGGTACACGATCATGGAGTTAATTGGCTATCAATGCGTTGTTCAAATTCAAATGGCAATGCCCTTATCCATGTTACTCTCCTCCATTATGACATTTGGAAATCTCGGTGAAAGCTATGAATTGGTTGCTATTAAGGCTGCCGGCGTATCTTTGCGCAAGGCGATGACTCCGCTATTTGTACTCGTCGCAATTTTCGCAACAAGTTCTTTTCTTTTCTCCGACTATATCCTTCCTGTAGTGAATCTGAAAATGGGGACATTACTTACAGATGTACGTAATAAAAAGGCCGATTTCCTTATCAAACCCGGAATATTTAACAATACTATCCCAGGTTATTCCATCCGCGCTCGAGGAAAAAACAAAGCGGGAACAATTCTCTACGACTTGATGATCTACGATCACCGCGGTGGCAATACGGCCAATAATGTACTTATGGCAAAAGAAGGCTATATCTACAATTCTCCCGACAACAATTATATGATTCTTAAACTTAAGGATGGTATACGTTACGAGGAAGCGCGGACTAAAAACTCCAAAACCTACGATCCACGTCAGCAATTTACGCGATTTAAATTCAAAGAAACTGAGCAAAAGTTTGATATGGGAAGCTTTCAACAAGGTAAAACAGATGAAAACCTCTTCAAGAGCCACCATGCCATGTTAAATTTGAAACAGTTGGACATGTATATCGACTCGAACCATATTAAGTTAGATAGTATGGGAAAAGCAATTTCCCGGACATTAGATACGCGCTATAATATTTACTCGAAATATTTTAGTGCCAATCAACCTGGACAGCCCAAGGTCAAAGAAGCTAAAATCAAGCCTTTTAAAAATCTGATTACCGATCTTGTACCTCAAGAACAACGTTCACAGGTCACTATGAATGCACTAAACCAGTTGAATTATCTGAAGGAAGATCTGAATGGCCGTACACTTGAGTTTAAAGATTATAAGTCGAAAGATATCCGCTATCGCATTGAGTGGCATCGCAAGTTTACCCTTGCTGTCTCCTGTCTTTTATTGTTTGCCATCGGAGCTCCGCTTGGGGCCATTATCAGAAAGGGAGGGCTTGGTCTTCCTGTAGTTATGGCCATTATATTCTTTCTGATTTATCATATAATTTCTACGGTAGCAGAAAAAACGGCGAAAGATGGCGCGATATCATCAGGTATGGGGATGTGGATGGCAATCATTGTCTTAACACCACTTGCTGCTTTTCTAACGTACAAATCGACAACAGACTCCGCTTTATTTGATATTGATCAATACAAGTTAAAAATAGAGGCCGCGTGGAGATGGGTGAAAGAAAAGTTTTCAAAAAAGAATAATTTAAAAGAATCACATTAG
- a CDS encoding SDR family oxidoreductase, with protein MLKENALKGKRILITGGGTGLGKAMTDYFLELGASCLITSRKEDVIQQTANELSEKHRAKCLAVAGDVRNYDDVERVVSFGYEHFGGIDILINNAAGNFISPTERLSHRAFESVIGIVLQGSINYTLALGKRWIAQHEQNKAVLSIVTTYAWTGSGYVVPSATAKAGVLALTRSLAVEWGKKGIRLNAIAPGPFQTSGAMERLLPGELGELLSPTKRIPLGRLGELQELANLAAYLVSDYASYINGDVITIDGGEWLKGAGEFNGLDIIPEAQWDSIEKMTRNAKST; from the coding sequence ATGTTAAAGGAGAACGCACTGAAAGGGAAGCGAATATTAATCACAGGTGGTGGTACAGGGCTAGGAAAAGCGATGACAGATTACTTTCTTGAGCTTGGAGCCTCTTGTCTGATTACAAGTCGCAAAGAGGATGTTATACAACAGACAGCAAACGAGCTATCTGAAAAGCATCGGGCAAAATGCCTTGCTGTGGCGGGGGATGTTCGCAATTATGATGATGTTGAACGCGTCGTTTCATTTGGATATGAACATTTTGGCGGAATAGATATTCTCATAAATAATGCCGCTGGAAATTTTATCTCCCCTACTGAACGTTTAAGCCATCGAGCTTTTGAATCTGTCATTGGAATTGTACTTCAAGGGAGTATAAATTATACCCTCGCGCTGGGAAAAAGGTGGATCGCGCAACATGAACAAAATAAAGCTGTACTCAGTATTGTCACAACCTATGCATGGACGGGATCTGGATATGTAGTACCATCTGCAACAGCCAAAGCTGGAGTCCTAGCATTAACCCGTTCGCTGGCTGTGGAATGGGGAAAAAAAGGGATACGACTAAACGCTATAGCACCAGGCCCATTTCAAACCTCCGGAGCCATGGAACGCTTGTTGCCCGGAGAATTAGGCGAACTTCTCTCCCCAACCAAACGTATCCCTTTGGGTCGCCTGGGTGAACTACAGGAACTTGCTAACCTCGCTGCTTATTTAGTATCTGACTATGCAAGTTATATCAATGGTGATGTCATCACTATAGATGGTGGAGAGTGGCTTAAAGGAGCCGGTGAGTTTAATGGTTTGGATATTATTCCCGAAGCTCAATGGGATTCTATTGAAAAGATGACTCGGAACGCAAAAAGCACGTAA
- the tsf gene encoding translation elongation factor Ts produces MSVQISASDVNKLRQQTGAGMMDCKKALVESNGDFEAAVDYLRKKGAKVAASRQDRDSNEGVIIAKATADGKSGIVVEVNCETDFVAKNADFVAFAEKIADIALNNKPASLEELKGLELDGKNIADSLIEQTGVIGEKIDVSKYETITAEKVIAYIHGNYRLGVLVGLSADAAGAEEAGKDVAMQIAAMNPIAIDKDGVDQNTIEREIAIAKEQIIAEGKPAEMAEKIAQGKLNKFFKDTTLLNQEFVKDSSKNIAQFLDSVSKGLTVTAFKRVQLGA; encoded by the coding sequence ATGTCAGTACAAATTTCTGCATCAGATGTAAACAAATTGCGTCAACAAACTGGCGCTGGTATGATGGATTGTAAAAAAGCTTTGGTTGAGTCTAATGGTGACTTTGAAGCTGCTGTAGATTACTTGCGTAAAAAAGGCGCTAAAGTAGCTGCTAGCCGTCAGGATCGCGACTCTAACGAAGGTGTTATCATCGCTAAAGCTACTGCTGATGGCAAGTCAGGCATTGTAGTTGAAGTTAACTGTGAAACTGACTTCGTAGCTAAAAACGCAGACTTCGTAGCCTTCGCTGAAAAAATTGCAGATATCGCATTAAACAATAAGCCTGCTTCTTTGGAAGAATTAAAAGGTTTGGAACTTGATGGCAAAAATATCGCTGATTCTTTAATCGAGCAAACTGGTGTCATTGGTGAGAAAATTGACGTTTCTAAATACGAAACAATCACTGCTGAAAAAGTTATCGCTTATATTCACGGTAACTACCGTTTAGGTGTATTGGTAGGTCTTTCTGCCGATGCAGCTGGTGCTGAAGAAGCGGGCAAAGATGTAGCAATGCAAATTGCTGCAATGAACCCTATTGCAATTGACAAAGACGGTGTTGATCAAAATACAATTGAGCGTGAAATCGCTATTGCAAAAGAACAAATCATCGCTGAAGGAAAACCAGCTGAAATGGCTGAAAAAATTGCTCAAGGTAAATTGAACAAATTCTTCAAAGATACAACCTTGTTAAATCAAGAGTTTGTAAAAGATTCTTCTAAAAACATCGCTCAATTCTTAGATTCAGTTTCTAAAGGATTGACTGTAACTGCTTTCAAACGCGTACAGTTAGGCGCATAA
- the rpsB gene encoding 30S ribosomal protein S2, with the protein MARTTYQDLLDAGVHFGHLTRKWDPKMAKYIFMERNGIHIIDLNKTLTKLEEAASAIKQIVKSGRKVLFVATKKQAKEIIAQQAKEVNMPFVTERWLGGMLTNFATVRKSIKKMSNIDKMQKDGTYDVLSKKEKLMIQRERIKLENLLGGIADLNRLPAALFIIDVKKEHIAVSEAMKLNIPTFAMVDTNSDPSNIDFPIPANDDASKSISLIAGIIGQAIQEGLDERKRDKEEEAEKDAAAAKAKADNGEASEAKRPRKAKDGE; encoded by the coding sequence ATGGCAAGAACTACTTATCAAGATTTATTGGATGCAGGTGTGCACTTTGGTCACCTTACACGTAAATGGGATCCGAAAATGGCTAAGTACATTTTCATGGAGCGCAACGGTATCCACATCATTGACTTGAACAAAACACTTACGAAGTTAGAAGAAGCTGCTTCAGCTATCAAACAAATCGTAAAATCAGGTCGCAAAGTTTTATTCGTAGCTACGAAAAAACAAGCAAAAGAGATCATCGCACAACAAGCAAAAGAGGTCAACATGCCTTTCGTGACTGAGCGTTGGTTAGGTGGTATGCTTACAAACTTCGCTACAGTTCGTAAGTCTATCAAAAAAATGTCTAACATTGACAAAATGCAAAAAGACGGTACTTATGATGTATTGTCTAAAAAAGAGAAGTTGATGATTCAACGTGAGCGTATCAAATTAGAAAATCTTTTAGGAGGTATCGCTGATTTGAACCGTTTGCCAGCTGCTTTATTCATCATCGATGTGAAAAAAGAACACATCGCTGTTTCTGAAGCAATGAAATTAAACATCCCTACTTTTGCAATGGTAGATACAAACTCTGATCCTTCGAACATTGATTTCCCAATCCCTGCAAACGATGACGCTAGCAAATCTATTAGCTTAATCGCAGGTATCATTGGTCAAGCAATCCAAGAAGGTTTGGACGAGCGCAAACGCGACAAAGAAGAAGAAGCTGAAAAAGATGCTGCTGCTGCTAAAGCAAAAGCTGATAATGGTGAAGCTTCAGAAGCTAAACGTCCTCGCAAAGCGAAAGACGGAGAATAA
- a CDS encoding helix-turn-helix domain-containing protein translates to MTNLSFAAQKIKQKQKIELNKSVFDFALVYVLEGSILSKENKLKFSKGNLLFLNKTFETLETKKDAIVFVLYFSGSYFKDLHFIQQNFRLSFSPVDIFNSETFLNRSLSLKKENKKLTEQVFELIHQYDREDATTSIFIFHQIMSLFALVENIVKDLGLPIHASYEMSQEIEQYIQQNIYFPDKLQIKSIADQFQISANYFGAFFKKRYAVSYKTYIDAIRIKLIEDRLASNSYSMKQIVEELGFSDESHLTNFYKKKRNATPSSYKRAKNSA, encoded by the coding sequence ATGACGAATTTATCTTTCGCTGCTCAGAAAATCAAGCAGAAACAAAAAATAGAACTAAATAAATCAGTCTTTGATTTTGCTTTAGTATATGTATTGGAAGGATCGATCCTATCTAAGGAAAATAAGTTAAAATTTTCAAAAGGAAATTTACTCTTTTTGAATAAGACCTTTGAAACACTTGAAACTAAGAAAGATGCAATAGTATTTGTCCTTTATTTTTCAGGTTCCTATTTTAAAGATCTTCATTTTATACAGCAAAATTTCAGACTGTCTTTCAGCCCGGTAGATATTTTCAATTCGGAGACATTTTTAAATAGGAGCCTATCCCTCAAGAAAGAAAATAAAAAATTGACAGAGCAGGTATTCGAACTGATACATCAATATGACCGTGAGGACGCAACGACTTCTATTTTCATATTCCACCAAATTATGTCTCTTTTCGCCTTAGTGGAAAATATTGTAAAAGACCTGGGCCTTCCTATTCATGCCTCTTATGAAATGTCTCAAGAGATCGAGCAATATATTCAGCAAAACATTTATTTTCCCGACAAATTACAAATTAAATCGATCGCCGATCAGTTTCAAATTTCCGCTAATTATTTTGGTGCATTTTTTAAAAAGCGATATGCTGTGAGTTATAAAACATATATCGATGCTATTCGTATTAAACTTATTGAAGATAGGTTAGCTTCCAATAGCTATAGCATGAAACAAATTGTAGAAGAACTTGGATTTAGCGATGAGAGTCACTTGACTAATTTTTATAAGAAGAAACGAAATGCTACACCAAGCTCTTATAAAAGAGCTAAAAATAGCGCATGA
- a CDS encoding START-like domain-containing protein translates to MADKIKFQLEYIINSSPRILFPYLQEPNELAQWFADDVNYKDTVYTFIWDDEPHRAKIVASKENKSVRFKWLDDDPYYFDLEIDQDELTNDVALKITDFAKEEDLENRKLIWKNSIVYLQSVIGA, encoded by the coding sequence ATGGCAGATAAAATAAAATTCCAACTAGAATATATCATCAACTCTTCACCTAGAATTTTATTTCCGTATTTGCAAGAACCAAACGAATTGGCACAATGGTTTGCAGATGATGTAAACTATAAAGACACCGTTTATACTTTCATTTGGGATGATGAACCACACCGAGCAAAAATTGTAGCATCGAAAGAAAATAAATCCGTACGCTTTAAATGGCTCGATGATGATCCCTATTATTTCGATCTGGAGATCGACCAAGATGAACTAACAAATGATGTTGCACTTAAAATTACTGATTTCGCTAAGGAAGAAGATCTTGAAAACAGAAAATTAATTTGGAAAAATTCAATAGTCTACCTCCAGAGTGTTATAGGTGCATAA
- the rplM gene encoding 50S ribosomal protein L13 codes for MNTLSYKTVSANKNTVNKEWIVVDAEGEILGRLASNIAKVIRGKHKPTFTPHVDCGDNVIVINADKIKLTGNKLGDKVYVRYTGYPGGQRFVSPKELMAKFPERIIEKAVRGMLPKNRLGRQLFKNLYVYAGTEHKHEAQNPKPVKF; via the coding sequence GTGAATACGTTAAGTTACAAAACTGTCTCTGCCAACAAGAACACCGTTAACAAAGAGTGGATCGTTGTTGACGCTGAAGGAGAGATTTTGGGGCGTTTGGCGAGCAACATCGCGAAAGTAATTCGTGGTAAGCACAAGCCTACATTCACCCCACACGTAGACTGTGGAGATAACGTTATTGTTATCAATGCAGACAAAATCAAATTGACAGGAAACAAATTAGGCGACAAAGTTTACGTACGCTACACTGGATATCCAGGTGGTCAGCGTTTCGTTTCTCCTAAAGAGTTAATGGCTAAATTCCCTGAGCGCATCATTGAAAAAGCTGTTCGTGGTATGCTTCCTAAAAACCGTTTAGGTCGTCAATTGTTTAAGAACCTTTACGTTTATGCTGGTACTGAGCACAAGCATGAAGCACAAAATCCAAAACCAGTTAAATTTTAA